The following proteins come from a genomic window of Streptococcus oralis:
- the atpF gene encoding F0F1 ATP synthase subunit B codes for MHVTVGELIGNFILIAGSFILLIVLVRKYAWSNLTSIFEERAEKIAADIDGAEQARQKAETLAQKREDELAGSRTEAKTIIENAKETAEKSRADILAEAKLEAGRLKEKASQEIAQNKAEALQSVKGEVADLTISLAGKIISQNLDGQAHKELIDQYIDQLGEA; via the coding sequence ATGCACGTAACAGTAGGTGAATTGATTGGTAACTTTATTTTAATAGCTGGCTCTTTTATCCTTTTGATCGTCTTAGTCAGAAAATACGCATGGTCAAACTTGACAAGTATCTTCGAAGAACGGGCAGAAAAAATTGCTGCAGATATTGATGGAGCTGAACAAGCTCGTCAAAAAGCGGAGACTCTTGCTCAAAAGCGCGAAGATGAGTTGGCAGGTAGCCGTACCGAAGCTAAAACAATCATTGAGAATGCCAAGGAGACAGCAGAGAAGAGCAGAGCAGATATTCTGGCGGAAGCGAAACTAGAAGCTGGTCGCTTGAAAGAAAAAGCGAGCCAAGAAATCGCTCAAAACAAAGCTGAAGCTTTACAAAGCGTTAAGGGTGAGGTAGCAGATTTGACGATTAGTCTAGCTGGAAAAATTATCTCACAAAACCTTGACGGTCAAGCCCACAAAGAACTCATTGATCAGTACATTGATCAGCTAGGAGAAGCTTAA